A single window of Thalassoroseus pseudoceratinae DNA harbors:
- a CDS encoding ParB/RepB/Spo0J family partition protein — protein sequence MRRRLGRGLNALLGGNEQESQTLGHLVGDGGPIEPSDPIEKISVRSVPVGQIERNPYQPRKEFDKETLNELAESLITHGVLQPLIVRPSNGKFQLIAGERRWLAATEAGIETVPCRVMELEDKAVCEVAIVENVQRKDLSDLEKAEAFQGYLDQFGGTAADLAKQLGMNRSTVSNFIRLLSLAEPVKKALNSGKISNGHARAMLSLDAEAQAEVCTQVQRESLTVRKTEEAVKELLGRTTPTEENTNPNTDADETPDTVPFSTLANEAASSENENTSEESNGSDEPSEENEGKTNHILSLESQLRETLGAKVDIRVTGKDEGKITVHFGSNEEFERLVRALRSAGVDAHKEAA from the coding sequence ATGCGCCGCCGCTTGGGTCGCGGCTTGAATGCTTTGCTGGGGGGCAATGAACAGGAGTCACAAACGCTCGGCCATTTGGTCGGCGACGGTGGGCCGATCGAGCCTTCTGATCCGATCGAGAAAATCTCGGTTCGTTCGGTGCCGGTGGGGCAGATCGAACGGAATCCTTATCAACCTCGAAAAGAGTTCGATAAGGAAACGCTGAATGAATTAGCTGAGAGCTTGATCACTCACGGCGTGTTGCAGCCGCTGATTGTTCGGCCGTCGAACGGCAAGTTCCAACTGATCGCCGGGGAGCGTCGTTGGCTGGCGGCGACCGAAGCCGGCATCGAGACCGTTCCTTGTCGAGTCATGGAACTGGAAGACAAGGCCGTCTGCGAAGTCGCCATTGTCGAAAACGTGCAGCGGAAGGATCTGAGTGATCTGGAAAAGGCCGAGGCGTTCCAAGGGTACCTGGATCAATTCGGTGGAACCGCCGCCGACTTGGCGAAGCAACTCGGGATGAATCGTTCGACGGTATCGAACTTCATTCGTTTGCTGAGTTTGGCCGAGCCCGTGAAGAAGGCGTTGAATTCCGGCAAGATCTCCAATGGTCATGCACGGGCCATGTTGTCTCTGGACGCGGAAGCCCAAGCCGAAGTTTGTACCCAGGTGCAACGCGAATCGTTGACGGTTCGGAAGACGGAGGAAGCGGTCAAGGAGCTCCTCGGACGGACCACGCCTACAGAGGAAAACACCAACCCCAATACCGACGCCGACGAAACACCGGACACCGTTCCTTTTTCCACTCTGGCGAACGAAGCCGCCAGTTCAGAAAACGAAAACACATCGGAGGAATCCAACGGTTCGGACGAGCCATCTGAGGAGAACGAAGGCAAGACCAACCATATTCTTTCGTTGGAATCGCAGCTTCGCGAGACGCTCGGTGCGAAGGTCGACATCCGTGTGACCGGTAAGGACGAAGGCAAAATTACCGTTCATTTCGGATCGAACGAAGAGTTCGAACGGCTCGTTCGAGCACTCCGGTCAGCAGGCGTTGATGCTCACAAAGAGGCAGCGTAG
- a CDS encoding class I SAM-dependent DNA methyltransferase: MAHLHRIQFPPADGNELSQDEAFFYLVEEEGKRRLRFHDYDQIYLRPGLYEQIFYERLKCSSPQKVGELLRRTLEASDRAISELRVLDLGAGNGLMGEVLKNYGVARLIGVDIIQEAKVATFRDRPGIYDEYYVADFTDLSDDLIEEISDWSIDCLTSVAALGFGDIPTSAFLQAMRFVKTGGYVAFNIKETFLDESDTSGFSRFIRQLIWSEYLKVSHLERYQHRLSMEGTPLSYYALVGQKVAEIPDDFLEKHDIL, translated from the coding sequence ATGGCACACCTGCATCGAATTCAATTTCCCCCCGCGGACGGAAACGAACTCAGTCAGGACGAGGCGTTTTTTTATCTCGTGGAAGAAGAGGGCAAAAGACGCCTCCGGTTTCATGACTACGATCAAATTTACCTCCGACCTGGCTTGTACGAACAGATTTTCTACGAGCGGCTCAAATGTTCTTCGCCTCAGAAAGTTGGAGAGTTGCTCCGACGCACCCTGGAAGCGAGCGACAGAGCGATCAGCGAGCTTCGAGTTTTGGACTTGGGAGCTGGCAACGGGTTGATGGGGGAGGTTCTCAAGAACTACGGAGTTGCTCGACTCATCGGAGTGGACATCATCCAAGAAGCAAAGGTGGCAACCTTCCGCGATCGTCCCGGCATCTACGACGAGTATTACGTTGCGGACTTTACGGACCTATCCGATGACTTGATCGAAGAAATCTCGGACTGGTCGATCGATTGTCTGACATCCGTTGCGGCACTTGGTTTCGGCGACATCCCCACATCCGCGTTTTTACAGGCGATGCGATTTGTCAAAACCGGCGGTTATGTGGCGTTCAACATCAAAGAGACGTTTTTGGATGAATCGGATACTTCCGGTTTCTCGCGATTCATTCGGCAGCTGATCTGGTCGGAATATTTGAAAGTCAGCCACTTGGAGCGGTATCAGCACCGACTGTCGATGGAGGGAACACCGCTCTCGTACTACGCTCTTGTGGGACAGAAGGTCGCGGAAATTCCCGACGATTTCCTTGAAAAGCACGACATTCTGTAA
- a CDS encoding ClpP family protease: MSGAESVDRFSPMMRARGDYQRQRQMTIGDLLLENRIIFLDGVINDPVANLVVMKLLYLQSENRHQDVHLYVNSPGGSVTATMAMYDTMQFLECDIATYCVGLAASGGAIILAGGTKGKRYALPHSKMMIHQPYGQVGGQVSDIEIQAKDIIDTRQTLNEVLASHTGQPIDIIARDTDRDRYLTATEAKEYGLVDEVLSRSDKSKKDSE; encoded by the coding sequence ATGTCGGGAGCGGAGTCCGTCGATCGGTTCAGCCCCATGATGCGGGCCCGTGGCGACTACCAACGTCAACGGCAAATGACGATTGGCGACTTGCTGTTGGAGAACCGGATCATCTTCTTGGACGGGGTGATCAACGATCCTGTCGCCAACCTGGTTGTGATGAAGTTGCTCTACCTTCAGAGTGAGAATCGTCACCAAGACGTGCACTTGTATGTCAACTCACCGGGTGGTTCGGTGACCGCGACGATGGCGATGTACGACACGATGCAGTTTCTGGAGTGTGACATCGCCACGTACTGCGTTGGGCTGGCCGCGAGTGGTGGTGCCATCATTTTGGCCGGTGGCACCAAAGGAAAGCGGTATGCACTGCCGCATTCCAAAATGATGATTCACCAACCCTACGGTCAGGTTGGTGGGCAGGTCTCCGACATTGAGATTCAAGCGAAAGACATCATCGATACTCGTCAGACTCTCAATGAGGTCCTGGCGAGTCACACCGGACAGCCGATCGACATCATTGCACGAGACACCGATCGGGACCGTTACTTGACGGCTACCGAGGCCAAAGAGTACGGCCTTGTCGATGAGGTGCTTTCGCGATCAGATAAGAGCAAGAAAGACAGTGAATAA
- the clpP gene encoding ATP-dependent Clp endopeptidase proteolytic subunit ClpP — MTVLVPYVIEKSGREERAMDIYSRLLKDRIIILGSQVNDQVANSLVAQMLFLQFEDDKADIHLYVNSPGGAITAGMAIYDTMQYITCDVNTYCIGQAASMGAVLLTAGASGKRNALPNSRIMIHQPLAGMEGTAAELEIHAKEVLRVKRRMNEILQKHTGRDLEELERDTDRDRFMTSEEAKEYGLIDNVLEHLEVPPPSEG; from the coding sequence GTGACCGTTCTCGTTCCTTATGTGATTGAAAAAAGTGGCCGCGAAGAGCGGGCCATGGATATTTACAGCCGGCTCCTCAAGGACCGGATTATCATCTTGGGAAGCCAAGTCAACGATCAGGTCGCCAACAGTTTGGTGGCTCAGATGTTGTTCTTGCAGTTCGAAGATGACAAAGCCGACATCCACCTTTACGTCAACTCGCCAGGTGGAGCGATCACAGCGGGTATGGCTATCTATGACACGATGCAGTACATCACTTGTGACGTGAATACCTATTGCATCGGTCAAGCGGCCAGCATGGGGGCCGTCCTGCTGACTGCCGGAGCCAGTGGGAAACGGAATGCCCTGCCGAACAGTCGAATCATGATTCACCAACCGCTCGCCGGTATGGAAGGGACTGCGGCAGAGTTGGAAATTCACGCGAAGGAAGTCCTTCGGGTCAAGCGACGAATGAACGAGATCCTCCAGAAGCACACGGGACGAGATCTGGAAGAACTCGAACGCGATACCGACCGCGATCGTTTCATGACAAGTGAAGAAGCCAAAGAGTATGGCTTGATCGACAATGTTCTCGAACACCTCGAGGTTCCGCCTCCAAGCGAAGGGTAG
- a CDS encoding tetratricopeptide repeat protein — MSTANELYESGQQKLNEGDRQAAIADWKSGLEQDPAHAELRRALVSAMYDDGNSLKSSGDLEAAVNRWKEILDIQEEHVLTHMALGVNLQRLGQHDDAIRHAKRVTELEPNDPFSYTQLSVICQRCGRIQEAEDAMAKAHEIQGGGGHH, encoded by the coding sequence ATGTCTACCGCGAACGAGTTGTACGAATCCGGCCAACAAAAACTGAACGAAGGCGATCGGCAAGCTGCCATCGCCGATTGGAAGTCTGGCTTGGAACAAGACCCCGCACACGCGGAACTCCGACGGGCGTTGGTGTCCGCGATGTACGATGACGGGAACAGTTTGAAATCATCGGGTGACTTGGAAGCGGCGGTCAATCGTTGGAAAGAGATCCTCGACATCCAAGAAGAACACGTCCTGACCCACATGGCGTTGGGTGTCAACCTGCAACGTCTCGGGCAGCACGACGACGCCATCCGGCACGCCAAACGCGTGACCGAGTTGGAACCGAACGATCCGTTCTCGTACACCCAACTCTCCGTCATCTGCCAACGATGCGGTCGAATCCAAGAAGCCGAGGATGCCATGGCGAAAGCTCATGAAATCCAAGGTGGTGGCGGGCATCACTGA
- a CDS encoding RNA polymerase sigma factor: protein MSTPTNSRIGSDLIASIREGSSEAWSELIGRYEGRLLAFAVSRLGDRSSAEDVVQEAFLGFLVSLPNYDETTPIESWLFTITAHKLTDHLRREGRRPTIPLAPAGLSQDMPGQQRHASSIMRSHERRRSEETVLANALRDLIASWQSGGQYERLMCIELLFVAGLSNQATAARLGISEQAVANHKSYVVRKLKEVAQSHRLSDLFS from the coding sequence GTGAGTACTCCAACCAATTCGCGAATCGGTTCCGACCTAATTGCAAGCATTCGGGAAGGCAGCAGCGAGGCTTGGAGCGAACTCATCGGTCGCTATGAAGGACGATTATTGGCATTCGCCGTGAGTCGTCTTGGCGATCGAAGTTCCGCGGAAGATGTCGTTCAGGAAGCGTTTCTTGGTTTCCTTGTGAGTCTGCCGAACTACGACGAAACCACACCAATCGAGTCGTGGCTGTTTACGATTACCGCTCACAAGTTGACCGATCACCTCCGACGCGAAGGACGGCGGCCGACAATTCCGTTGGCACCGGCGGGGCTTTCACAAGACATGCCGGGTCAACAACGGCACGCATCGAGCATCATGCGGAGCCACGAACGGCGGCGATCTGAAGAAACCGTGCTGGCAAACGCCCTGCGAGATTTGATCGCGTCCTGGCAATCCGGCGGTCAATACGAACGTCTGATGTGTATCGAATTATTGTTCGTGGCTGGGCTTTCCAACCAAGCAACGGCAGCCCGTTTGGGCATCAGCGAACAAGCGGTTGCCAATCACAAATCGTATGTGGTGCGGAAACTCAAAGAGGTCGCTCAGTCTCATCGACTCAGCGACCTCTTCAGTTGA